The DNA window ACAATTATGGGGTAAATATATTCGAAGTCCATGCTTCCCTCATCAATGAGAATGCCGGTTATGATAATTTTCTACGATATTTGAAATAGTATAATAGAGCAGGATTACGCCGCTGATCGGCATGACCCAATACACCTTATCCATAGGCCATTTTAATACTGGCGATATCTGATTGACGTGAGATGCCTTTTCTACAACGATATTTCCACCGTAAATCATGAACGTAATGGCAAAAATCGCGATAACCATCTGGATGAAGCTATCAAGCCGTCGTGCAGTTGCTGGTGATACTTTCTGAGCCAATAAATCAATTGATAAATGCTTTTTAATACCCGCGGTATACACACCTCCAAGTAATATTATCCACATAAAAAGGATTTGAGTGATTTCATCGATCACCGTACTTGGCGAGTTAAATATAAATCGCGCGACGACTTGCCATGAGACACAGGCAACCATGATGGCTAAAATAGTACAGCAGCATCCAGCAAGTATTCTATTAAGGGAATTAGTTAGCGTTTGCATATAACATCCTGTAAAGGGCAGAAATAATCTGCCCATAGATTTACATATTTTCTACCTGATCCAGATCTTTGGCTGATTGTGCATCTTTAGCACGGAATTCATCGAAGAGTGGCTTAACGCGCTGTTTAAATTCTGACTTATCGACATCGACCACCGTGGCGTTCATTGCTTTTATTTTCTCGTAAGCTTCTTTTTCTGCTGCCGGCCAAATAACATCTTTCATTTGCAGCATCGACTCATCTGCCGCTTTGTATAAGGCTTCACGATTTTTATCACTCAATGTGCTGAGTACCTGGGTACTCACGACTAAAACATCAGGTACCATGGTGTGCTCATCCCGTGAATAAACTTTCGCGACTTCAGCGTGGCGCATATCGGCATATACGACGGTGCTATTTTCGCCACCATCAACCACACCTTGCTGGAGCGCGGTGTATAATTCACCCTGTGCCATTGGTGTCGCAACACCACCCAATGCCTTAACCATTGCAATCGCGCTTGGACTGGATTGAACGCGGATTTTCATGCCAGCCAGGTCAGCTGGTTTGGTGATGGGCTTGTTGGCGTAAAGGCTTCTGGCCCCGCCATCATAATAGGTCAGGCCGATAAAACCTTTATTTTCAGACGATTTTAAAATTCTTTTCCCCAGATCGCTTTGCAGCACCCGATAGTAATGATCGCGATCTTTGAATAAAAAAGGAAGACTAAACAGACTATACTCAGAAGCAAAAGATTCCAGTGATGCAGCGTTGACTTTCACCATTTGCAGGGCGCCCGAGTTCATCAACTCAAGGGATTCTCTCTCATTACCGAGAGTTGCATTTGGGTAGATACGGATAACTAAATCACCATCGGAGTATTCTTTTGTTTTTTCTGCTAAATAGCTCATGGCCTTATGCACAGCATGACTTTTGTCCTGATTGTGGCTGAGTTTAAGCGTGGTTTTGGCCAATGCAGAGTTCGAGATTAATATACAGCTGACGAGTAGCATTACGGATTTTTTTAACAGGCCAGAGGTTTTCATATGATATCCTTATTAATATTTTTAATAAAAGCGATGGGGCACCATCGCTTTCTGCCGATATTTTCTCTTTTTAATTTCCAGACAAATATTGATAAATGCCGGACGCAACCGGGATCCCATTCTGCTGGCATTTTTCTTTATACATCATCTGCGGATCGTTAGGGGCTAAAACTTTTTCAACGCCAGGGACCGGTTTGACCCTGCGCAGTTCAGTAACCATCTGCGCCATTTTTTTAGCAAACTCATTATTGCCTAATGTTGCCGGGTCAATGACGATGATTAAACTGGCGAGTTTGCGCATTTTTTCATAATCACCGTACATCCGTACAATATGATTACCAAAGCTTGCGCCCATTAATATCCCGGTCAATGCATCTATCGCTAGTGCAATGCCTGAACCTTTATGTCCGCCAAAGGGGAGTAAATTTTCAATTTTATGCGGGTCGGTTGTAACGTTGCCGTCTTTATCAATGGCCAGGCCTTCAGCAATAGGCTTGCCCGTTTCTTTGGCATGTAAAATTTTACCAAAAGCCGTTGCGCTGGTGGCCATATCGACGATCATCGGATAGCTATTCTCGACCGGAAACCCGAATGCGATAGGGTTTGTGCCGATAAAGCGTTCCGCACCGCCATGAGGCGCGACGCAGGTATCCGTTTGAGTCATGATGATGGCAATCATTCCCTGCCTGGCCACTCTCTCGGCGAAGTAGGATAAGGCGCCACAATGAGAGGTATTTTTGACGCCGACAAAACCCAGCCCGTGATTTTTCGCAAGCTGAATGGCATGATCGGTTGCGCCAATCAACGCGGAATGCCCCATACCGTCGTCTGAATTGAGAATAGCCACTGAGGGGGAAATTTGCTCAATGCTAAACTGCGCTTTTTTATTTAAACCACCTGCTTTTAACCGGGTACAGTAATGCTCAACGCGCATGACGCCATGAGAATGCACACCTGTTATATCCGCATGCACCAATACATCTGTTACCTGCTGTGCGGTTGATTCATCAAGCCCGGCGGAAAATAGCTTAGCGTATACCAAAGATTTTAAATTCTCTTCTTTTACATATACTGTAGACATGTTAACCCCATTAAAAATTGATAACGCCTTTAACCATTTCTTTGTTTTCGACTACGTTTTTCTGGTAGTCATTACCTATGGTGAAAAAATCAAACTCGGTATTTTTCATCATGTCTTCATTGATTAATCCGGCACTCATTAATTGAATGACGCATTCAAAATCTTCGCGTGTAGCGTTACGACTACTGATTAGCGTGGTTTCTTTTTTATGGAAAGTGGGGTCATCCATAATAAGCTCGCCGATATATAGTCCAATAAATACGACCTTGCCACCGTGGCGAATGAGATTAATATCGTTGCTCATCGAGGATTTGTTACCCGTGGCGTCAAGTACCGTACAGGCAAGTTCACCGTTAAACAGGCGACGTAGTTCACTAATAAAATCCTCTGCCGTTGGGTCTAATGATTCGATGCCAATATTCTGGCTGACCAGCTGTCGGCGCTTGGCATCAATATCGGCAACGACGACCTTTGCGCCTTTGGCTTTAGCAATCGCTGAGGTGGCTAAACCAATGGGGCCAGCGCCGATGACCAGGATATTTTGTGCGGGCTGTATCTCTGCGCGACGAACGGCATGAGCCCCAATCGCGAAGCATTCCACCAGCGCGCCTGCGCTATCGCTTAACTGTTCGGGAAGTTCTACCAGGTTTTTCTCATGAACGGCCAGGTATTCGCTGAAACCGCCATCCTGGTGTACGCCATAAAGCGATACGTGTTCGCAGCAGTTGGTTTTTCCTTCTTTACATGCTGCGCATTGGTTGCACGGGATGCAGGGGATAACGGAATAGCGTTGACCGCTCTTTATGTTGGAGCACTCTTTTCCTGTCGAAATGGCTTCGCCGCAGATCTCATGCCCAAGTACTCTGGGATAGGAGAAAAAAGGCTGGCGTCCGGCGAAGGCATGAATATCGGTGCCGCATATCCCGACAGCTTTAATCTTTAATAATACTTCGTCGTTTTCTGGTACTGGTACTGGTCGTTCAATATATTCGATGCTACCAGGATTATGGCAAATTAAGGTTTTCATTAAGATTTTCCAGATAATAAATGTGCAATTGTTTCTTCGATACCCAATGAATCAATACGCGTAAAGGTGTTTTTAATTTCTTCGACAAAATCCGTATCGTTATTTAACTTGCCAAATATAGATTCGATTTGCAGCAAGGACAGCGCCTGCTGCCATGCCGAGTGCTGGCCGGATATGGCTTCTATAAACTGCGGTAATAGCGGGTCGCTAATATTCTGGTTGTCGTCAATGTTTTTTATTACATAGTGCAGCCAACCAGCAATTAATATTGAAAGCGCATGTGAATTTTTATTTTGTTGATGCAAAATTTTCCACGGCGTAAGGGCTCGCTGAGGAAGCTTTTGTGAGCCATCCATCGCTATTTGCGCTGTACGATGCTTCACATTGCGGTTGCTAAACCGTTCAATAAGCAAATCGGCATAGTTATCAAGAGAAATATTTAGCTGTGGATTTAATGTTTGCGCCTGCTCATCAATCATAAGCAGGCGGGTGGCGGCACGAAATTGCGGATCCTCCATGCATTGATAGATAAATTCGTAGCCCGCCAGGCTACCGTTGTAGGCCAGAAATGAGTGGCTGCCATTTAGCATCCGGAGTTTCATTTCTTCATAGGGTTGAACATCTGCAACAAACATTGCGCCCGCTTTATCCCAGTCAGGACGACCGCGAACAAAGTTGTCTTCAATGACCCATTGACGGAAATCCTCACAAACAATTCCGCAAGGGTCTGCATAGCCTGTTTTTTCTTGCAGCATGGCGAATTGTTGTTCGGTCATTGCCGGCACAATGCGATCTACCATGGTTCCTGGAAACGTCACCTTTTCTTCAATCCACTTTCCCAATTCGGCACTGAGGCGAGTGGCAAAGCCCGTTATCGCATTGCGGGTGAGATGCCCGTTGTCAGGAATGTTGTCGCAGGAGAGTACGCTGAAAGGAGGTAAACCGAGATCTTTACGCCGCTGCAGGGCGCAGACGATCAGTGCAATCGCTGATGTTGGCTGCTGTGGGTTCTCAAGATCCTTGATGATCAAGGGATTGGAGAAATCTAATGCCCGTGTCTGCGGATCGATGCAGTAACCTTTTTCCGTAATCGTCAGGGAGACGATTTTAACCTGCGGTTCAAGGAGTTTTTCTATTGCCGCTTCAATTCCGCTCGCCGGGGTATGGATCCCGCCAATCACAGAACGGACCAGGCGCGAAGTGTTTGCGGATGATGAGGTTTCCAGCACGCTAAACAGGCCTTCCTGATGGTTTAGTGTGTTGACCAAATCAGCAGTGCCAAAAAGATTTATTTCAAATATTCCCCACGCTTTTTCTGAAACCTGGTTGGTGAGATCGCTATAAATGGCCTGGTGACCCCGATGAAATGCCCCGAAGCCAATATGGATGATATCGGCCTGAAGATCTTCGCGTGGGTAGCTTGTCGCGGCATCGTACCGAGCTGTTGTTATATTTTCCTTTCCTGACATCGTGGTATCACTCTTGTGGTTGTCATTAAATTGCGTAGACCAATTTATGACAATCACTAGACCAAAAAAAGTGATTGAAGTCGCATAAATAGACAAGGGTAAGAATTAAGGGAAATATTAATATCACGAATTGTTGTAATTGAATGATTTTTATGAATTTATAACTAAGGGATTATTTTTGCAGTGACGAGAAGAGTATGAAATTTTTGGTGTGTATGGCAGGTAGCTATACCAATATCTTCTAGATAATAGACCAATGATGAAGGTTGTAGACCAGGTTAGCTGGGGGAAAAAAGAGAGAAGTGCAGAGCAACAGGGAATGATCGGTGCAATGGTGATGCTCTGCAGGTAAGGTGATGCTAGGTGGCAAAGAAGAAATCATCAAAATCGCTAATAGAAGAGTCTTGCTTAAAGATTTTTATTAACTCGTTTTTACTGTTTTCCAGATGCTTCCAGGAAGCTTGCCTGGCCAGCTCAGCATCCTTTTGCTGAAGGGCAAGGAAAATGGCTCGATGATCCTCCAGCCACTGCATGCGCAGATGCTTTTCATGCAGGTACTTATAGTTAAGTTTTTTCCAGCGCGGGTTTTCGGTTCTTACCGCCCGCCACAGCTCTGCCGCTTGTTTAATTAACACTCTGTTCTGCGTCGATTCGGCAATAATGCTGTGGAACTGGTGATCTAAATCCTCAAACGTATCGCTTTCACCAGCGATTGCTTTTTCTTGTAACGCAATGATTTTCTTTAATTCAAGTAGTTCGTTGAAGCGAATTTGTGTGGCGGCAAAACCGGTAATGTTGCTCTCTATCACCTGGCGAGCCTGCAAAAGTTCGAAGGGGCCGATTTCAGAATAGGGCATCAATGATTTCTGATTTAACGCGTTTGAGTTATCAACAAAAAAGATCCCGGACCCCTGTTTGACTTCCAGCACGCCTTTAAGCTCCAGCATGATAATCGCATCACGGATGGTGGTGCGGCTGGTGTTGAATCGCTCGCTAAGCTCACGTTCAGAAGGCAAGCGTTCGCCGGATTTAAATACGCCGGAATAGAGTAATTCTTCGATCTGTAGACCAATATCGTAATAGCGGCGTTTTGTAATAACTTGTTCCATACTAAGCCTTATATGTAGTGCTCCTGGAGGGCCAACCGCGCAGTCTGCGGCGGATATCCGACCGGGGGTACTCCTGTTCCCGTATGAGGTATACCTGGTGTCTGGCATGAATAGTAGCGGCACTTGTTGGGAAACTGCCAGCTTTAAACCAACAACAATGACAAAATTTTATGTTTGACCTGGAGCGGAGATAAGCAATAGAAGCGAGAGACTTTTGTCCATCAATCTTCGACGCCCCTTCATTCTCCCATCGTTACGGCTTATAATCGCCGCCCTTTTGATTATTTTTTTATCATTTTCCCCGGAAGCAATATGAGCGCAATATCCCTGATCCAACCGGATCGTGACCTTTTCTCCTGGCCGCAGTACTGGGCTGCCTGTTTTGGCCCCGCGCCGTTTCTGCCGATGTCGCGAGAAGAGATGGACCAACTTGGCTGGGATAGCTGCGATATCATTCTCGTGACCGGTGACGCCTATGTCGATCACCCGAGCTTTGGGATGGCGATTTGTGGACGCATGCTGGAAGCGCAGGGCTTTAGGGTGGGGATTATTTCCCAGCCGGAGTGGAACAATAAAGATGACTTTATGCGTCTGGGTAAACCGAACCTGTTCTTCGGCGTAACCGCCGGCAACATGGACTCAATGATCAACCGCTATACCGCCGACCGTAAGCTGCGCCATGACGACGCGTATACGGCGGGCAACGTTGCTGGTAAACGCCCGGATCGCGCGACGCTGGTCTATACCCAGCGCTGTAAAGAAGCCTGGAAGGATGTGCCGGTGATCCTCGGCGGGATTGAAGCCAGCCTGCGCCGCACTGCGCATTACGACTATTGGTCTGACACCGTGCGTCGTTCGGTTCTGGTGGATTCGAAAGCCGATATGCTGATGTTCGGCAACGGCGAGCGTCCGCTGGTGGAAGTGGCGCACCGCCTGGCGGCGGGCGAGCCTATCGGGCATATCCGCGATGTGCGTAATACCGCCATCATGGTAAAAGAAGCGCTGCCGGGCTGGAGTGGGGTGGATTCCACGCGCCTGGATACGCCGGGCAAAATCGACCCGATTCCGCATCCTTACGGTGAAGACCTGCCGTGCGCCGATAACAAAACCGTCGCGCCGCCAAAACAGGAAGCGAAGCGCGTTACCGTCCAGCCACCGCGTCCAAAGCCGTGGGAGAAAACCTACGTCCTTCTGCCGTCCTTCGAGAAAGTCAAAGGCGACAAAGTTCTCTACGCGCATGCCTCACGTATTCTGCATCATGAGACCAACCCAGGCTGCGCCCGCGCGCTGATGCAGAAACACGGCGAGCGCTATATCTGGATTAACCCGCCCGCCATTCCGCTCTCAACCGAAGAGATGGATAGTGTTTTTGCTCTGCCGTATAAGCGTATTCCGCATCCGGCATACGGCGATGCGCGCATCCCGGCCTACGAGATGATCCGTTTCTCGATTAACATTATGCGCGGCTGCTTTGGCGGCTGTTCATTCTGCTCCATTACCGAGCACGAAGGGCGCATTATTCAGAGCCGTTCCGAAGATTCGATCATTAATGAAATCGAAGCTATTCGCGACACAGTTCCTGGTTTTACTGGCATTATCTCTGATCTTGGTGGCCCGACGGCCAACATGTATATGCTGCGCTGCAAGTCACCGCGCGCGGAGCAGACCTGTCGCCGCCTGTCCTGTGTGTATCCCGATATTTGCCCACATATGGATACCAACCACGAGCCGACAATTAACCTTTATCGTCGCGCCCGCGATCTTAAGGGTATCAAAAAGATCCTTATCGCTTCCGGCGTGCGTTATGACATCGCCGTTGAAGACCCGCGTTATATCAAAGAGCTGGCGACCCACCACGTTGGCGGTTATCTGAAGATTGCCCCGGAACACACTGAAGAAGGGCCGCTGTCGAAGATGATGAAGCCGGGAATGGGTAGCTACGACCGCTTCAAAGAGCTGTTTGATACCTATTCGAAGCAGGCGGGCAAAGAGCAGTATCTGATTCCGTACTTTATCTCTGCGCACCCTGGTACGCGTGATGAAGATATGGTGAACCTGGCGCTGTGGCTGAAGCAGCATCGTTTCCGTCTGGATCAGGTGCAGAACTTCTATCCGTCGCCGCTGGCGAACTCGACCACCATGTATTACACCGGCAAGAACCCGCTGGGTAAGATTGGCTATAAGAGTGAAGACGTGGTGGTGCCGAAAGGCGACAAACAGCGTCGTCTGCATAAGGCATTGCTGCGCTATCACGATCCGGCTAACTGGCCGCTGATCCGTCAGGCGCTGGAAGCCATGGGCAAGAAGCACCTGATTGGCAGCCGCCGCGATTGCCTGGTGCCTGCGCCGACGCTGGACGAGATGCGTGAAGCACGTCGCCAGAATCGCAATACCCGCCCGGCGCTGACCAAGCATACGCCGGTGGCGCATCAGCGCCAGACGCCTGCGTCGTCGGCCAAAAAAAGTCGTATTCGCTGATGGCTTGAACGGTTCGCCATGGTGAGCAGACGTCACGGAGAGATTCTTTTCCTTGCCAGGACGAAGACCGGTAGTATCAAAGCCCTCTTAATTGAGGGCTTTTTTGATATTTAAGATATAAAAAGGATTTTATTAATGAAAAGTATAATAACTATAGCCACTGGTTTATTCGTAATTATTACCATTATTAGTCTCTTTAATAGCGATGGCAGTCATTGCAGGCCTACGAGTGCGACATGTAAAGCCGTCCGAGCAGCCCGAAATAGTGGAGCAGTTCATCCCGGCCCTGTTGTTTACACTCTTATTGACGGAACGATTTATTTCCCTGGCTGGCCGATCCCTGGTTTCTCCGCTGCCTGTGTTGAAAGAATTGAACAGTGGCCGGGAAGAAGTACGAGGATACGTTTATTAAAAAAATCAGGAGCACTGACGTTTAAAATGGATGCTGATGATTTTGTCGCTACTGAAACCATTCAGACAATCAAGGAATCTGGGACAAAGCAGTTTGAGTTTATCGGTGATATGACACCATTAGTTGGTCCTGACAGGATCAAACTGACCATTGGCGATACAGGCTCTGAATTATCATTCTCTCTTCTTTATGATAAAGACCCCACCAGTGAAAAAAACGAACTTAAAGAGACGTTTACATGCGACCTTGCTGCAATACCGATTGATAATGCAGCTTTGAACACTTTATGGCAGTAAAGATGCATTATATTTTTGTCTGGCGAATTCTGGCCGCCAGCGCTGACAGCTTTTCATCGTCCGCTCGTTCATGATCGTGGGAAGAGAGATAGCCTTCATATTGCTCAAAGAACTTGGTTTGACGCGACTCTATCGGCTGCCACTGAGTCATATCGCCAGTGCCATGCATTGGGCTGAGCTTACTGTGAATATGATCAACGCCAAATCCTTCAAAAAACATCCCGGTACGGCCCACGTCATCGAAGGTTTTATCCAGCAGCTTTGCTACTTTCTGAGTTGCCAGTACTAAATCGGCCAGCGCCTGCGGCGGCATATCGAAAGCGTAGCTGGGGTAATGTTTCTTCGGAATGACTACTGTAAAACCGTCGGTGTTGGGGAAAATAGAGAGAAAGGCGAGGTGGTGTTCATCTTCCCAGACTTTATGGCAGGGGGCTTTACCCTCGGCAATTTGACAGAAAACACAATTCATCAGCACGACTCCATTTGTTTTGCAATGAGCATTGAATGTACGTGCTTTTCACCGTGGAACAAAGAACTGATGCTCCGCCAGGGTATGGCGGAGCAGGATTGATTACCCACCGAACTGATCCGGGTCTGGACCCAGACGTTTGTTTTGGTCCAGTTTAGTGATTTCACTCAATTCATCTTTATCCAGACGGAAATCCCAGACGTTGAAGTTCTCGGCGATGCGCGACGGCGTCACCGATTTTGGAATCACCACCAGGCCGCTATCGAGGTGCCAGCGAATGACAATCTGCGCCGGTGTTTTGCCGTATTTATCTGCCAACTGGTGGATAATTTTCTGATTGAATACGCCTTCTCCGCCTTGAGCTAGCGGGCTCCAGGACTCGGTCTGGATTTTGTGCGTCGCATTCCAGGCGTGAAGCTGGCGCTGTTGCAACAAAGGGTGAAGTTCAATCTGGTTAATTACCGGTGCGACGCCGGTTTCATCAATCAGCTTTTGCAGATGATGAACCTGGAAATTACAGACGCCGATGCTTTTTGCCAGCCCCTGCTGCTGCAGTTCAATTAGGCTTTTCCAGGCGTCGACGAAGTGGTTGGTTGCCGGAACCGGCCAGTGAATTAAATATAAATCGACGTAGTCGAGTTTGAGTTTTTTAAGGCTTTCCTGCAGCGCTTGATGGGGCTGCTTTTGATCGTCATTCCACAGCTTGGTGGTGACGAACAGCTCATCTCTGGCGACGCCTGCGCTGCTTAACGCATTGCCTACGCCGGTTTCATTCTGGTACACGGCGGCGGTGTCAAACGAGCGATAACCGACTTCCAGCGCCTTATGAATGGCGGAGACGACTTCCTCGTTGCCTGCTTTCCACACGCCGAGTCCCAGCTGCGGCATCAGGTTGCCGTCGTGTAGTTTTATAACGGTTGGATGTGTCATGCCTTCCTCCTGTTAATGAACTCAGCGGAATAAATTCCGCTGAGGGGTAGCATTAAGTCTGGACGAAATAGCTAAAAACGGTAGTTAAACTCCTCTCCTTTGCGTGAGTTTACGCGCTGGAGAGGACGTTGATTAGCGTGCAGCCTCGTAAATACGGCGACTGACGTCCAGAGTAATATCCTGGTTTTCACCCAGTTGAGTCATACCGTGTTCTTCGAGTTTCGCCAGCAGCGCCGGGATGGAGCTGCCATCCAGACCGTAGTCGGAAAGGTGAGTCGGTACACCCATCTGTTCGAAGAAATTACGCGTTGCAGCGATGGCTGCATCGATACGCTGCTCTTCAGAACCTTCGGTGATATTCCAGACGCGAGCGGCGTACTGCAGCAGTTTGGCGCGTTTAGCATCGCGTTTTTCATTCCACAGGGCTGGCAGAACGATAGCCAGCGTTTGGGCGTGATCGAGCCCGTGCATCGCGGTCAGTTCGTGGCCCAGCATATGGGTCGCCCAGTCCTGCGGCACGCCAGCGCCGATCAGGCCGTTCAGTGCCTGGGTAGCGGCCCACATTATGTTGGCGCGTACGTCGTAGTTTTCCGGCTCTTTCAACGCTTTCGGACCATCTTCTACCAGCGTCAGCAGAATGCCTTCGGCGAAACGGTCCTGAATTTTACCATCAACCGGGTAGGT is part of the Klebsiella huaxiensis genome and encodes:
- a CDS encoding FCD domain-containing protein, which gives rise to MEQVITKRRYYDIGLQIEELLYSGVFKSGERLPSERELSERFNTSRTTIRDAIIMLELKGVLEVKQGSGIFFVDNSNALNQKSLMPYSEIGPFELLQARQVIESNITGFAATQIRFNELLELKKIIALQEKAIAGESDTFEDLDHQFHSIIAESTQNRVLIKQAAELWRAVRTENPRWKKLNYKYLHEKHLRMQWLEDHRAIFLALQQKDAELARQASWKHLENSKNELIKIFKQDSSISDFDDFFFAT
- a CDS encoding Ldh family oxidoreductase is translated as MSTVYVKEENLKSLVYAKLFSAGLDESTAQQVTDVLVHADITGVHSHGVMRVEHYCTRLKAGGLNKKAQFSIEQISPSVAILNSDDGMGHSALIGATDHAIQLAKNHGLGFVGVKNTSHCGALSYFAERVARQGMIAIIMTQTDTCVAPHGGAERFIGTNPIAFGFPVENSYPMIVDMATSATAFGKILHAKETGKPIAEGLAIDKDGNVTTDPHKIENLLPFGGHKGSGIALAIDALTGILMGASFGNHIVRMYGDYEKMRKLASLIIVIDPATLGNNEFAKKMAQMVTELRRVKPVPGVEKVLAPNDPQMMYKEKCQQNGIPVASGIYQYLSGN
- a CDS encoding mannitol dehydrogenase family protein gives rise to the protein MSGKENITTARYDAATSYPREDLQADIIHIGFGAFHRGHQAIYSDLTNQVSEKAWGIFEINLFGTADLVNTLNHQEGLFSVLETSSSANTSRLVRSVIGGIHTPASGIEAAIEKLLEPQVKIVSLTITEKGYCIDPQTRALDFSNPLIIKDLENPQQPTSAIALIVCALQRRKDLGLPPFSVLSCDNIPDNGHLTRNAITGFATRLSAELGKWIEEKVTFPGTMVDRIVPAMTEQQFAMLQEKTGYADPCGIVCEDFRQWVIEDNFVRGRPDWDKAGAMFVADVQPYEEMKLRMLNGSHSFLAYNGSLAGYEFIYQCMEDPQFRAATRLLMIDEQAQTLNPQLNISLDNYADLLIERFSNRNVKHRTAQIAMDGSQKLPQRALTPWKILHQQNKNSHALSILIAGWLHYVIKNIDDNQNISDPLLPQFIEAISGQHSAWQQALSLLQIESIFGKLNNDTDFVEEIKNTFTRIDSLGIEETIAHLLSGKS
- a CDS encoding HIT family protein — its product is MNCVFCQIAEGKAPCHKVWEDEHHLAFLSIFPNTDGFTVVIPKKHYPSYAFDMPPQALADLVLATQKVAKLLDKTFDDVGRTGMFFEGFGVDHIHSKLSPMHGTGDMTQWQPIESRQTKFFEQYEGYLSSHDHERADDEKLSALAARIRQTKI
- a CDS encoding YgiQ family radical SAM protein, which codes for MSAISLIQPDRDLFSWPQYWAACFGPAPFLPMSREEMDQLGWDSCDIILVTGDAYVDHPSFGMAICGRMLEAQGFRVGIISQPEWNNKDDFMRLGKPNLFFGVTAGNMDSMINRYTADRKLRHDDAYTAGNVAGKRPDRATLVYTQRCKEAWKDVPVILGGIEASLRRTAHYDYWSDTVRRSVLVDSKADMLMFGNGERPLVEVAHRLAAGEPIGHIRDVRNTAIMVKEALPGWSGVDSTRLDTPGKIDPIPHPYGEDLPCADNKTVAPPKQEAKRVTVQPPRPKPWEKTYVLLPSFEKVKGDKVLYAHASRILHHETNPGCARALMQKHGERYIWINPPAIPLSTEEMDSVFALPYKRIPHPAYGDARIPAYEMIRFSINIMRGCFGGCSFCSITEHEGRIIQSRSEDSIINEIEAIRDTVPGFTGIISDLGGPTANMYMLRCKSPRAEQTCRRLSCVYPDICPHMDTNHEPTINLYRRARDLKGIKKILIASGVRYDIAVEDPRYIKELATHHVGGYLKIAPEHTEEGPLSKMMKPGMGSYDRFKELFDTYSKQAGKEQYLIPYFISAHPGTRDEDMVNLALWLKQHRFRLDQVQNFYPSPLANSTTMYYTGKNPLGKIGYKSEDVVVPKGDKQRRLHKALLRYHDPANWPLIRQALEAMGKKHLIGSRRDCLVPAPTLDEMREARRQNRNTRPALTKHTPVAHQRQTPASSAKKSRIR
- a CDS encoding zinc-binding alcohol dehydrogenase family protein, with the translated sequence MKTLICHNPGSIEYIERPVPVPENDEVLLKIKAVGICGTDIHAFAGRQPFFSYPRVLGHEICGEAISTGKECSNIKSGQRYSVIPCIPCNQCAACKEGKTNCCEHVSLYGVHQDGGFSEYLAVHEKNLVELPEQLSDSAGALVECFAIGAHAVRRAEIQPAQNILVIGAGPIGLATSAIAKAKGAKVVVADIDAKRRQLVSQNIGIESLDPTAEDFISELRRLFNGELACTVLDATGNKSSMSNDINLIRHGGKVVFIGLYIGELIMDDPTFHKKETTLISSRNATREDFECVIQLMSAGLINEDMMKNTEFDFFTIGNDYQKNVVENKEMVKGVINF
- a CDS encoding TRAP transporter substrate-binding protein, translated to MKTSGLLKKSVMLLVSCILISNSALAKTTLKLSHNQDKSHAVHKAMSYLAEKTKEYSDGDLVIRIYPNATLGNERESLELMNSGALQMVKVNAASLESFASEYSLFSLPFLFKDRDHYYRVLQSDLGKRILKSSENKGFIGLTYYDGGARSLYANKPITKPADLAGMKIRVQSSPSAIAMVKALGGVATPMAQGELYTALQQGVVDGGENSTVVYADMRHAEVAKVYSRDEHTMVPDVLVVSTQVLSTLSDKNREALYKAADESMLQMKDVIWPAAEKEAYEKIKAMNATVVDVDKSEFKQRVKPLFDEFRAKDAQSAKDLDQVENM
- the dkgA gene encoding 2,5-didehydrogluconate reductase DkgA, which translates into the protein MTHPTVIKLHDGNLMPQLGLGVWKAGNEEVVSAIHKALEVGYRSFDTAAVYQNETGVGNALSSAGVARDELFVTTKLWNDDQKQPHQALQESLKKLKLDYVDLYLIHWPVPATNHFVDAWKSLIELQQQGLAKSIGVCNFQVHHLQKLIDETGVAPVINQIELHPLLQQRQLHAWNATHKIQTESWSPLAQGGEGVFNQKIIHQLADKYGKTPAQIVIRWHLDSGLVVIPKSVTPSRIAENFNVWDFRLDKDELSEITKLDQNKRLGPDPDQFGG
- a CDS encoding TRAP transporter small permease → MQTLTNSLNRILAGCCCTILAIMVACVSWQVVARFIFNSPSTVIDEITQILFMWIILLGGVYTAGIKKHLSIDLLAQKVSPATARRLDSFIQMVIAIFAITFMIYGGNIVVEKASHVNQISPVLKWPMDKVYWVMPISGVILLYYTISNIVENYHNRHSH